A genomic stretch from Sulfurimonas sediminis includes:
- a CDS encoding two-component system response regulator, whose protein sequence is MSEKYWEILVVDDDVAVHNVIKKELQNISIQNKPVKILHAHNAQEAKELLKDNSDTSIAFIDISMETPDAGLKLVEHIRNVLHNTNLRIIMIDSGNSPVPANKIFDFYDINGYKERAEILSDKFYLIVRTALKQYEQYKEIKSSRDEIYKKMTTNNVTNLPNRIKLSEYLDTMGEKSLILINIDDFSLINEHNGFDFGNEVLRAFAKFLEKKYGRYAQVFHLHSDNFALLCVKLENETTEENILRIKDDIAKYIFTVNDIKTRLTASIGIALYERGNIIQKAEFALKEARRYGKNSIQKYTDNLNILRTIHTNSLWSTRVRDALHNHKMHTYFQPILEVKTGKIIKYEALVRLEYENEIYSPFHFLDAALYSGQIFKIFQFVLEEACKKATQSTCFFTVNISQYDMQYPDFLQTAKRILKKYNLPHSRITFEILENDSIAHNKNIQALLNELHTEGFRLAIDDFGAQCSNFGQLNNLPIDFIKIDGAYIKNIVTDENSQIVTTTIIDFAHKKGIPVIAEYVCSKEVYDYVKALGVEYVQGYEIAEPKPELQESDSLSP, encoded by the coding sequence ATGTCTGAAAAATATTGGGAAATTTTAGTCGTTGATGATGATGTTGCTGTGCATAATGTGATCAAAAAAGAACTGCAAAATATTTCAATTCAAAACAAACCTGTAAAAATCCTCCATGCACATAATGCTCAAGAAGCCAAAGAACTCTTAAAAGACAACTCCGATACTTCAATCGCTTTTATAGACATATCTATGGAAACACCAGATGCTGGGCTGAAGCTTGTAGAACACATAAGAAATGTTTTGCACAATACAAACTTAAGAATCATTATGATAGACAGCGGAAACTCCCCTGTTCCTGCAAATAAAATTTTTGATTTTTATGATATTAACGGGTACAAAGAGAGAGCAGAGATACTGAGTGACAAATTCTATCTGATTGTCAGAACTGCCCTCAAACAGTACGAGCAGTACAAAGAGATAAAATCCAGCAGAGATGAAATCTACAAGAAAATGACAACCAATAATGTCACCAATCTGCCAAACAGAATCAAACTCTCAGAATATCTCGACACAATGGGAGAAAAATCTCTTATACTCATCAATATAGATGACTTCAGTCTCATCAATGAACATAACGGATTTGACTTCGGCAATGAAGTACTGCGTGCTTTTGCAAAATTTCTGGAGAAAAAATACGGCAGATATGCCCAGGTTTTTCATCTGCATTCCGATAATTTCGCACTCTTGTGTGTTAAACTCGAAAATGAAACAACCGAAGAGAATATTTTACGCATCAAAGACGATATTGCAAAATATATTTTTACCGTCAACGATATAAAAACACGCCTTACCGCAAGCATAGGGATTGCACTCTATGAACGGGGCAATATCATCCAAAAAGCGGAGTTTGCCCTCAAAGAGGCACGCCGTTACGGCAAGAACAGTATTCAAAAATATACAGATAATTTAAACATACTCCGGACAATTCATACCAATTCATTATGGAGCACACGAGTACGCGATGCCCTGCACAACCATAAAATGCATACCTATTTTCAGCCTATTTTGGAAGTAAAAACCGGTAAAATCATTAAATACGAAGCCCTTGTCAGACTTGAATACGAGAATGAAATCTACTCTCCTTTTCATTTTTTGGATGCGGCACTCTACAGCGGGCAGATATTTAAAATATTTCAGTTTGTCCTTGAAGAGGCCTGTAAAAAAGCCACCCAAAGCACTTGCTTTTTTACGGTAAATATCAGCCAGTATGATATGCAGTACCCTGATTTTTTGCAAACAGCAAAAAGAATACTCAAAAAGTACAATCTGCCACACTCCAGAATAACATTTGAAATTCTCGAAAATGACAGTATTGCCCACAATAAAAACATTCAGGCACTTTTAAATGAACTCCATACAGAAGGCTTCCGTCTTGCCATAGATGACTTTGGTGCCCAGTGTTCAAACTTTGGACAGCTGAACAACCTGCCCATAGATTTTATTAAAATTGACGGAGCCTACATCAAAAATATCGTAACAGATGAAAACTCTCAGATAGTTACTACCACTATTATTGACTTTGCCCACAAAAAAGGCATTCCGGTGATTGCCGAGTATGTCTGTTCCAAAGAAGTGTATGATTATGTAAAAGCTTTGGGTGTAGAATATGTGCAGGGGTATGAAATAGCAGAACCGAAACCTGAGTTACAGGAATCAGACTCCTTGTCTCCTTAG
- a CDS encoding EAL domain-containing response regulator, which produces MSTKFWEILLVGNDAFVHDILKEKLGDAVIFHKKLKVLHAHNAEEARKIIQDNKDIAVAFIDINIEKLSGGLQLINYIRAQISTTMRIVIIDSVDSAVPTDEILEHYDINDYRSRACIESQKFFLTVRAAIKQYQQFKDIQDKKDEIYTKMTTNEVTKLPNRLKLSENLSSTGKKSLILINIDDFSVINNHNGFDFGDKVLRAFSRFLLEKYTQDAQIFHLEADVFAMLYTQGDTLTTEQRITKVKDDIYNHLFSINGIKIHLTASIGVVLDDYGNIIQKAEFALKEARLYGKNNLKKYSDDLTILRTIHSNSLWTGRIRDALSEHRILTYFQPIKNLKTDKIEKYESLVRIEYEGEIYSPYHFLDAARYSGQLFEIFKIILEEACKKIQTSVYNFTVNISDYDLKHPQFMAVVKKNIEKYSISPERLTFEILENNSIAKHKEIQKTLNILHDLGCKLAIDDFGAECSNFGQLNNLKIDFIKIDGVFIKNIVADKNSQITAKTILDYAHQKNIPVIAEFVCSLEVYNYVKKMGIDYAQGYEISEPKPELS; this is translated from the coding sequence ATGTCTACAAAATTTTGGGAAATACTACTGGTTGGCAATGATGCTTTTGTCCACGATATTTTAAAGGAAAAGTTGGGAGATGCCGTCATTTTCCATAAAAAACTCAAAGTACTCCATGCACACAACGCAGAAGAAGCACGAAAAATCATTCAAGACAATAAAGATATCGCTGTTGCCTTTATAGATATCAATATAGAAAAGCTGAGCGGCGGACTGCAGTTAATCAACTACATTCGGGCACAAATCAGTACTACTATGCGCATAGTCATTATAGACAGTGTAGACTCAGCTGTTCCAACTGATGAAATTCTTGAGCATTATGATATAAATGACTACAGATCACGCGCCTGCATAGAGTCTCAAAAATTCTTTCTGACTGTACGCGCAGCCATCAAACAGTACCAGCAGTTTAAAGATATCCAAGACAAAAAAGATGAAATTTACACGAAGATGACTACAAACGAGGTGACAAAACTGCCAAATCGGCTCAAACTCTCTGAAAATCTCAGCAGTACAGGAAAGAAATCTCTCATCCTTATCAATATTGATGATTTCAGTGTTATTAACAACCACAACGGATTTGATTTTGGAGACAAGGTTCTGCGGGCTTTTTCCCGATTTTTATTGGAAAAATATACACAGGATGCCCAGATTTTTCACCTTGAAGCAGATGTTTTTGCCATGCTCTATACACAGGGGGACACGCTCACAACCGAGCAGAGAATTACAAAAGTAAAAGATGACATCTACAACCATCTTTTCTCCATCAACGGTATTAAAATACACCTGACTGCCAGTATCGGCGTGGTACTTGATGACTATGGAAACATTATACAAAAAGCAGAATTTGCCTTAAAAGAGGCCCGTCTGTATGGAAAGAACAACCTGAAGAAATACAGTGATGACTTGACAATTCTTCGAACCATTCATTCAAATTCCCTGTGGACAGGAAGAATCCGGGATGCCCTGAGTGAGCATAGGATTCTTACCTATTTTCAGCCTATAAAAAATCTTAAAACAGATAAAATTGAAAAATATGAAAGTCTGGTCCGCATAGAGTATGAGGGTGAAATCTATTCTCCCTACCATTTTTTGGATGCCGCCCGCTACAGCGGACAGCTCTTTGAAATATTTAAAATAATCCTTGAAGAGGCCTGTAAAAAAATTCAGACCAGTGTTTATAATTTTACTGTCAACATCAGTGACTATGACTTGAAACATCCGCAGTTTATGGCAGTTGTGAAAAAAAATATCGAAAAATACAGCATCAGTCCGGAACGACTGACCTTTGAAATTTTGGAAAACAACAGTATCGCAAAACACAAAGAGATTCAAAAAACGCTTAATATTTTGCATGATCTCGGGTGTAAACTAGCCATTGATGATTTCGGTGCAGAATGTTCAAATTTCGGACAACTCAACAACCTAAAAATTGATTTTATAAAAATAGACGGGGTATTTATAAAAAATATCGTTGCAGACAAAAACTCTCAAATCACTGCAAAAACAATACTCGACTATGCTCACCAGAAAAATATTCCTGTAATTGCCGAATTTGTCTGTTCCTTGGAAGTTTATAACTATGTAAAAAAAATGGGTATAGATTATGCCCAGGGTTATGAGATATCGGAACCTAAACCTGAACTGTCTTAA
- a CDS encoding F0F1 ATP synthase subunit C produces MKKILFLLVAFSAAAFANDGEVANQTLKAYSMIAAGLGLGLAALGGAIGMGHTAAATIAGTARNPGLGAKLMTTMFIALAMIEAQVIYALVIALIALYANPYLG; encoded by the coding sequence ATGAAAAAAATTCTTTTTCTTTTAGTAGCTTTTTCTGCTGCTGCATTCGCAAATGACGGTGAGGTTGCCAACCAAACTCTTAAAGCATACTCAATGATCGCTGCCGGTCTCGGTCTTGGTCTTGCTGCATTAGGTGGAGCTATCGGTATGGGTCACACTGCTGCTGCAACTATCGCTGGTACTGCACGTAACCCAGGTCTTGGTGCTAAACTTATGACTACAATGTTCATCGCTCTTGCAATGATCGAAGCACAGGTTATTTATGCATTGGTAATTGCGTTAATCGCACTTTATGCTAACCCGTATTTAGGATAA
- a CDS encoding polyribonucleotide nucleotidyltransferase, which translates to MTYDVKLELENRVEEYSFGDVAKQANGSAWLKSGKTVILATVVIDETEIVKDDFLPLTVQYIEKTYAAGKIPGGFFKRETKPSDFETLTSRIVDRSLRPLFPKGFGHPTQITIMVFSADAESDMQVLALNAASAALFTSDIDINSSVCAVRAAKVDGELVLNPTLSQLKNSTLDLYLSGTKKDLLMIEMRSIGSEKVEVEETYEPMLDPMMDPSLGTIVVDTHVSNAMPEDELIEVLDKTEKILFASNVEYEVAFGPYQKEIKPLELKTDGLNEEMVAFVKERHMQDIIDAMNQMAKSERSTALRNLRKRILTNNLEWDELELKAAIEAVKKEQVRAQILNEKVRADGRTLTEIRPISIDTNVLPAAHASCLFTRGQTQALVVLTMGGPKDAQMFEGLTDSGTQNENFMVHYNFPGFSVGEASPVMGTKRRELGHGNLAKRALEPILNLDGQTVRLVSEILESNGSSSMATVCGGYLALKAAGLETSDTVAGIAMGMISDGERYAILSDIMGLEDHDGDMDFKVTGSKEGITAMQMDIKLGGVSLNILKEALYQAKEGRAHIIDIMLDAEAKIEFNDGVLPVTEFFHIDPGFIGEIIGQAGKTIREMIEKFEVAIDIDKKEGKVKITGKNKNGVEGAKEHIQKIVNAPKKEKIKYEVGGKYEGTVKKIVDFGAFIELPDGTDGLLHISKLSKDKRVDNVSDILSEGDKVKVEILEFKGNKISLGLA; encoded by the coding sequence ATGACGTATGATGTAAAATTAGAATTAGAAAACAGAGTGGAAGAATACTCCTTTGGTGATGTTGCCAAACAGGCAAACGGTTCGGCATGGCTTAAATCAGGTAAAACTGTAATACTTGCGACAGTAGTGATTGATGAGACTGAAATTGTCAAAGACGATTTTTTGCCTCTGACTGTACAGTATATAGAAAAAACATATGCAGCCGGAAAAATTCCGGGAGGATTTTTTAAACGTGAAACAAAGCCGAGTGATTTTGAGACCCTGACATCACGAATAGTGGACAGAAGTCTGCGTCCCCTGTTTCCAAAAGGATTCGGGCACCCGACACAAATTACCATTATGGTATTTTCGGCAGATGCAGAGTCTGATATGCAGGTCCTTGCTCTTAATGCCGCTTCGGCTGCACTTTTTACTTCGGACATAGATATAAACAGCAGTGTATGTGCGGTTCGCGCAGCAAAAGTAGACGGGGAGCTTGTATTGAATCCAACACTCTCACAGCTGAAGAACTCTACACTGGATTTGTACCTTTCAGGAACGAAGAAAGATTTACTGATGATAGAGATGCGTTCTATCGGCAGTGAAAAGGTTGAGGTTGAAGAGACCTACGAGCCGATGCTTGACCCGATGATGGACCCGAGTCTCGGTACAATAGTGGTAGATACACATGTATCCAATGCAATGCCTGAAGATGAACTGATAGAAGTGCTTGATAAAACAGAAAAAATTCTTTTTGCTTCAAATGTTGAATATGAAGTGGCCTTTGGACCGTACCAAAAAGAGATAAAACCTCTGGAACTCAAAACAGACGGTTTAAATGAAGAGATGGTGGCTTTTGTGAAAGAACGTCATATGCAAGATATCATAGATGCTATGAATCAAATGGCAAAATCCGAGCGTTCAACTGCTTTGCGAAACCTGAGAAAAAGAATTCTTACCAATAATCTGGAATGGGATGAGCTTGAGCTCAAAGCAGCCATAGAAGCAGTCAAAAAAGAACAGGTACGTGCACAGATACTCAATGAGAAAGTAAGAGCCGACGGACGTACTCTGACAGAAATACGCCCTATCAGTATTGACACAAATGTATTGCCTGCTGCGCATGCCTCTTGTCTTTTCACCCGTGGACAGACACAGGCTCTTGTTGTTTTAACAATGGGCGGACCAAAAGATGCACAAATGTTTGAAGGCTTGACAGATTCGGGCACCCAAAATGAAAACTTTATGGTGCATTATAACTTTCCGGGATTTTCGGTAGGGGAAGCTTCTCCTGTTATGGGAACAAAAAGACGTGAACTCGGACACGGAAATTTAGCAAAACGTGCGCTTGAGCCGATACTCAACCTTGATGGACAGACAGTGCGTCTGGTGTCTGAAATACTGGAGTCAAACGGTTCTTCTTCAATGGCAACTGTGTGTGGCGGGTATCTCGCGCTTAAAGCTGCAGGGCTTGAGACAAGTGATACGGTTGCAGGTATTGCCATGGGTATGATAAGTGATGGAGAGCGTTATGCCATTCTTTCTGACATTATGGGTCTTGAAGATCATGATGGAGATATGGATTTCAAGGTTACCGGTTCAAAAGAGGGCATTACCGCTATGCAGATGGATATCAAACTCGGTGGTGTAAGTCTGAACATTTTAAAAGAAGCACTGTATCAGGCAAAAGAGGGACGTGCGCATATTATTGATATTATGCTTGATGCAGAGGCTAAAATAGAATTTAATGACGGTGTACTCCCTGTTACAGAATTTTTTCATATTGATCCGGGATTTATCGGTGAAATTATAGGTCAGGCAGGAAAGACAATCCGTGAAATGATTGAAAAATTTGAAGTGGCGATAGATATAGATAAAAAAGAGGGAAAAGTTAAAATTACCGGTAAAAACAAAAATGGTGTAGAGGGAGCAAAAGAGCATATTCAAAAAATTGTCAATGCACCGAAAAAAGAAAAAATAAAATATGAAGTAGGCGGAAAATACGAAGGGACTGTGAAAAAAATCGTTGACTTTGGTGCTTTTATAGAGTTGCCTGACGGAACAGACGGCCTGTTGCACATATCCAAACTTTCAAAAGACAAACGTGTGGACAATGTAAGCGATATTTTAAGCGAAGGCGATAAAGTGAAGGTGGAAATTTTAGAATTTAAAGGAAATAAAATATCTTTAGGTCTTGCATAA
- a CDS encoding phosphoribosyltransferase: MQKYKHILQDREDAAQKLRDILPMQKLKEEAWNIVAVSKGGLELASLIKGKLKNNLEILFSEAIMAPNNPECEVARVSETEEIVLNEELINAFGIQYDYIYGEAHRKHEEDILSYIYKYRKGRPFPPMKNKIVLLVDEGSETGSKFMTALKTVLAQKPKAVYIASPVLPRDVLELLETFVDDIFFLYDIDDYVETSLYYKNLTIMDDEEIEEILSKDLKDNR, from the coding sequence ATGCAAAAGTATAAGCATATTTTACAAGACAGAGAAGATGCAGCACAAAAGCTTCGTGATATACTGCCTATGCAAAAATTAAAAGAAGAAGCGTGGAATATTGTTGCAGTGTCAAAAGGCGGACTTGAATTGGCTTCACTGATAAAAGGCAAGTTGAAAAACAACCTGGAAATTCTTTTTTCAGAAGCAATTATGGCACCAAACAATCCTGAATGTGAAGTTGCCAGAGTCAGTGAAACAGAGGAGATTGTTCTTAATGAAGAGTTGATTAATGCCTTTGGAATACAGTATGATTATATCTACGGAGAAGCTCATAGAAAGCATGAAGAAGATATACTTAGCTATATATACAAGTATCGCAAAGGAAGACCGTTTCCTCCTATGAAAAACAAGATTGTTTTACTTGTAGATGAGGGAAGTGAGACAGGAAGCAAGTTTATGACTGCACTCAAAACAGTTTTGGCCCAGAAACCAAAAGCAGTTTATATTGCCAGTCCTGTACTGCCAAGAGATGTTTTGGAGTTGTTAGAAACATTCGTAGATGATATATTTTTTCTGTATGACATAGATGATTATGTAGAAACATCATTATATTATAAGAATTTAACAATAATGGACGATGAAGAAATAGAAGAAATACTCAGTAAAGATTTAAAGGATAACAGATGA
- a CDS encoding LPS-assembly protein LptD, with protein sequence MLKYFLFFLLACMSILTADDKIEIYASSVKSKNNIVYADGGVTVVYKDYFLTAQRAVYNQKTQDLELFTKVRLNHNKKYKILGKYAKLNLAKKERYFKPLYLLENKSDVWISANEGESKGVFLDITSGSVSGCDPVDPLWTMEFSSSDYNTDSKWINLYNARLYIYDIPVFYTPYFGYSLDTTRRTGLLKPSFGISSTEGFYYEQPIYIAEQNWWDLEINPQIRTTRGKGLYTTFRFVDSAVSHGEFKAGYFKENEDYYLRYNLQNQSHYGFNFKYDNTNPLNQWLGLDLPGQSGIYADINHMNDVDYINLAQNNNALQQATATQVLSRVNIFYNTNDNYIGTYFKYYEDLTLQTNDNTLQKLPTVQYHHYVDTFFKDHMLYSFDVQSNNIQRIINKKVIQTDVNLPVTLQTPLFGEYINLSYKANLYLQHSQFSGHEQNPIPGFEYHDGFYASNYHTVAVSTQLTKGYENFSHVVGLEVRYNAKGWSKKDGFYQDNMEYCSDFTNKADPNYAQRCEFYNIATIENDTQINFQQYFYDSSAREIAYHRLSQNISYENTKERYGDLENELDYKITSFLSYYNNMFYNYKEKKFSKILNQVSFNRYGVKIALSHLYKNTFLPKTATYTPYTSYLTSNIKYTYNKHYSYNTSYNYDLESKERKSFSFGFLYTKRCWDFGVQYTENNRPVLTTVGSTSSSVYDRFIYLTVVLKPLMKANAGSSFLSYKLPDDTK encoded by the coding sequence ATGCTTAAATATTTTCTTTTTTTCCTGCTTGCCTGTATGAGCATTCTGACTGCAGATGACAAGATTGAAATATACGCATCCTCTGTCAAATCAAAAAACAATATTGTGTATGCGGACGGAGGAGTCACTGTTGTTTACAAAGATTATTTTTTAACTGCCCAAAGAGCGGTGTATAATCAAAAGACGCAAGATTTGGAACTCTTTACAAAGGTACGGCTCAATCATAACAAAAAGTACAAGATACTCGGAAAATATGCAAAACTCAATTTGGCAAAAAAAGAGCGGTATTTTAAACCGCTTTATCTGCTTGAGAACAAATCTGATGTCTGGATCAGTGCAAATGAGGGTGAATCAAAAGGGGTATTTCTGGATATCACTTCAGGTTCAGTCAGTGGATGTGACCCTGTAGACCCTTTATGGACAATGGAGTTTTCCTCATCAGACTACAATACAGATTCCAAATGGATTAATTTATACAACGCACGGCTTTATATTTATGATATCCCGGTATTTTACACGCCATATTTCGGTTATTCTTTAGATACAACACGAAGAACTGGGCTTCTCAAACCATCATTTGGCATATCTTCAACTGAAGGATTTTATTATGAACAGCCGATTTACATTGCCGAACAAAACTGGTGGGATTTGGAAATCAATCCACAAATCAGAACCACAAGAGGAAAGGGACTCTATACTACTTTCAGGTTTGTGGATTCTGCTGTTTCACACGGAGAATTCAAAGCAGGATATTTTAAAGAAAACGAGGACTATTATTTAAGATATAATCTGCAAAACCAATCCCATTACGGATTTAATTTTAAGTATGACAATACAAATCCTCTGAATCAATGGCTTGGACTGGACTTGCCGGGACAGTCCGGCATATATGCAGATATTAACCATATGAATGATGTTGACTACATTAACCTTGCGCAAAACAACAATGCCCTGCAGCAGGCAACCGCAACACAGGTACTCTCAAGAGTAAACATTTTTTACAATACAAACGACAACTATATAGGCACCTATTTTAAATATTATGAAGATTTGACACTCCAGACAAATGACAATACACTGCAAAAACTTCCAACCGTTCAATACCATCATTATGTAGATACTTTTTTTAAAGATCATATGCTGTACTCATTTGATGTGCAGAGTAATAATATTCAAAGAATCATAAACAAAAAAGTAATTCAAACAGATGTAAACCTGCCTGTAACACTTCAGACGCCATTGTTTGGTGAATATATCAATCTTTCATACAAGGCAAATCTGTATCTGCAGCATTCTCAATTTAGCGGACATGAACAAAATCCAATTCCTGGTTTTGAATATCATGACGGTTTTTATGCAAGTAACTACCATACTGTTGCTGTTTCAACACAGTTGACAAAGGGATACGAAAACTTTAGTCATGTTGTAGGACTGGAAGTGCGTTATAACGCAAAAGGCTGGAGTAAAAAAGATGGTTTTTATCAGGATAATATGGAGTACTGTTCAGATTTTACAAATAAGGCAGATCCAAATTATGCACAAAGATGTGAGTTTTATAATATAGCAACAATTGAGAATGATACACAGATAAACTTTCAGCAATATTTTTATGACAGTTCTGCACGGGAGATTGCTTATCACAGACTCTCCCAAAACATCTCTTACGAAAATACAAAAGAACGGTATGGAGATTTGGAAAATGAGCTCGACTATAAAATAACAAGTTTTTTGTCCTATTACAATAACATGTTTTATAATTATAAAGAAAAGAAGTTTTCAAAGATTTTGAATCAGGTGTCATTCAACAGGTATGGCGTGAAAATTGCACTCTCACATTTGTATAAAAATACTTTTTTGCCAAAAACAGCCACCTATACACCCTATACAAGTTATCTCACATCAAATATAAAATATACTTACAACAAACACTATTCCTACAATACAAGCTATAATTATGATTTAGAATCAAAAGAGAGAAAAAGTTTCTCTTTCGGATTTTTGTACACAAAGCGATGTTGGGATTTTGGAGTGCAGTATACCGAAAACAACAGACCTGTTTTGACTACAGTCGGGAGTACAAGTTCCTCTGTGTATGACAGGTTTATATACTTGACTGTTGTATTGAAACCTTTAATGAAAGCAAATGCCGGCAGCTCTTTTTTATCGTATAAATTGCCGGATGATACAAAATAG
- a CDS encoding RDD family protein: protein MNEEIEKLLNREHLQLASVKKRAMAFFIDEMLLSFLLIIAMSDSFANAQTVEDIIILTNTYVMQYIAMKIVYQTFFVMQYGATLGKLAMKIKVIDIRTLDNPNFAVALNRAVFRIISEMIFYLGFVWGMFDPQRQAWHDKTAKTLVIDA from the coding sequence TTGAATGAAGAGATTGAAAAACTTCTTAACCGAGAACATTTACAGCTCGCCTCTGTTAAAAAAAGGGCAATGGCATTTTTTATAGATGAAATGCTTCTCTCTTTTTTGCTTATTATCGCAATGTCTGATTCATTTGCCAATGCACAGACGGTTGAAGATATTATTATTCTGACAAATACCTATGTTATGCAGTATATTGCGATGAAAATAGTCTATCAGACTTTTTTTGTAATGCAGTACGGGGCTACTCTGGGGAAACTGGCAATGAAAATAAAGGTTATTGATATACGCACATTGGACAATCCGAACTTTGCAGTGGCCCTTAACAGAGCAGTTTTCAGGATTATAAGTGAAATGATTTTTTATCTTGGTTTTGTATGGGGGATGTTTGATCCGCAGCGCCAGGCATGGCATGATAAAACCGCAAAAACTTTGGTGATAGATGCTTAA
- the purD gene encoding phosphoribosylamine--glycine ligase has product MKILILGSGGREYSIARAIKNEEAEHELFFQPGNGATNNLGTNLDIKDYNDLAAFAKENEIDLTIVGPEAPLVDGVVDIFKAEGLTIFGPGKEAAQLEGSKVYMKNFLAKYDIPTAKYIESDSIEELFAFTNRLQTPIVVKADGLCGGKGVIIAQSHDEAKKAISEMLSGKSFGDAGKKVIVEEFLDGYELSMFAVCDGKDYILLPAAQDHKRLLDGDKGPNTGGMGAYAPTPLVDEALYQKVRERIIRPTLEGMQKEGAPFEGVLFIGIMVVNGEPVTLEFNVRFGDPECEILMPLMTSSVSDMFYKAATKRLGEIKVEFSDQYAVGVVMASENYPYGPSTPAEIILDDVKHKEIEENTHISFAGVTMEDGKLYATGGRVLVCVGLGESIKEARDRAYMRCGQVHFAGKKLRTDIAYQAL; this is encoded by the coding sequence ATGAAAATATTGATATTGGGGAGCGGTGGACGAGAGTACTCTATTGCCCGTGCTATAAAAAATGAAGAAGCAGAACATGAGCTTTTTTTTCAGCCTGGAAACGGTGCAACAAACAATCTGGGAACAAATCTCGATATCAAAGATTACAATGATTTGGCAGCATTTGCTAAAGAAAATGAGATTGATTTGACTATAGTAGGTCCTGAAGCGCCTTTGGTGGATGGTGTTGTTGATATATTTAAGGCAGAGGGATTGACAATTTTCGGACCAGGCAAAGAAGCCGCACAGCTTGAGGGTTCAAAGGTTTATATGAAAAACTTTTTGGCAAAATATGACATTCCTACAGCAAAATACATAGAGAGCGATTCGATTGAAGAGCTGTTTGCGTTTACAAACAGACTGCAGACACCGATCGTTGTAAAAGCAGATGGTCTGTGTGGAGGAAAGGGTGTTATTATTGCACAATCCCATGATGAGGCAAAAAAAGCAATTTCTGAAATGCTCAGCGGAAAAAGTTTTGGTGATGCGGGTAAAAAAGTAATCGTGGAAGAGTTTTTAGACGGATATGAACTTTCTATGTTTGCAGTATGTGACGGGAAAGATTATATTTTACTTCCGGCTGCACAGGACCATAAACGCCTGCTTGACGGCGACAAAGGTCCAAATACAGGGGGAATGGGTGCCTATGCCCCGACTCCGCTTGTAGATGAAGCACTGTACCAAAAAGTACGAGAGCGTATTATCCGTCCGACGCTTGAGGGAATGCAAAAAGAGGGTGCCCCTTTTGAGGGTGTGCTTTTTATCGGTATTATGGTGGTAAACGGTGAGCCGGTTACTCTGGAGTTTAATGTACGTTTTGGAGATCCTGAATGTGAAATTCTTATGCCGTTAATGACCTCAAGTGTCTCTGACATGTTTTACAAAGCGGCAACAAAGCGTTTGGGCGAGATCAAAGTAGAATTTTCAGACCAGTATGCTGTCGGTGTGGTTATGGCGAGTGAAAATTATCCCTACGGACCATCAACACCTGCTGAAATTATTTTGGATGATGTCAAGCATAAAGAAATAGAAGAAAATACACATATCTCTTTTGCCGGTGTTACAATGGAGGACGGGAAACTCTACGCAACGGGTGGACGTGTCCTGGTATGTGTCGGTTTGGGTGAGAGTATCAAAGAGGCCCGTGACAGAGCCTACATGAGATGTGGACAGGTTCATTTTGCAGGAAAAAAACTTCGTACAGATATCGCCTACCAAGCTCTTTAG